In Nocardioides nitrophenolicus, the genomic window AGGTGATGGCGGACGCGACCACGGCGCAGTCCCGGCGGCTGATCGAGAGCGGGATCAGCAGCTACGACGAGAGCCTGCGGTTCTACTCCGAGGCCGCCGACGACGCCGCGATGCTCGAGCTGCGCGAGCCCGAGGAGGGGGAGACCGTCGTGGTGCTGGTCTCCGACCGCCACGACAACGTCGGCATGGACAAGGTCGCCCGGGCGATCGCCGACGCGGGCGGCGCGACCGCGGTCTTCGACGCCGGCGACGACACGTCGACGGGCAGCCGCTGGGAGGCCTTCTCGCTCGACTCGCTGGCCGCCTCGTTCAAGGACTTCGAGGGCCGCTGGGCGGTCGCGGGCAACCACGACAACGGCGGCTTCGTGCGCAGCCATCTCGAGGACCTGGGCTGGACCTACTTCGACGACGAGGTGATCGACGGGCCCGGCGGCTCGCGGATCCTCGGCGTCGACGACCCGCGCTCCAGCGGTCTCGGCGACTGGCGCGACCAGACCGGGCTCAGCTTCGCCGAGGTCGCCGACCTGCTCGCCGACGCCGCCTGCGCCGCCGACGAGGACGGCGACCGGGTCAACACCCTCCTGGTCCACGACGCCAACATCGCCAAGCCCGCGCTCGCCCGCGGCTGCGTCGACCTGGTGCTCGGCGGGCACATCCACGTGCAGACCGGACCGACCGAGGTGACCGCCGAGGACGGCCGGATCGGCTACACCTACACGCTCGGCACGACCGGCGGCGCGGCGTACGCCATCGCGATCGGCAGCAAGCTGCGCCGCCCCGCGAGCATCGCCCTGGTCACCTATCGCGACGGCCGGCCGGCGGGCATCCAGTCGGTCACCCTCCAGCCCAACGGCCGCTACGACGTCGATCCCTGGGCGGCGCTGACCTACTGAGCCGGCTCGATCCCACCGGGTGTGTTTGGTGATGGTTCACCGGGGGAAGGGAGGTCCCGTTTCGTTGTGGGTGGCTCGGGATCGCCCGGACCTGGAAAGGGAAGTCCTTAAATGGGGAAGAGTCTGCTGCTCAAGCTGGGCGGCGTGGGCGTCGCGATCATCGTCGCGGCGGTGATCGGTGGCATCAAGTACTTCGGCACCGAGAAGATCGAACAGGCCAAGGCACCCGACGTGGGTGAGTGCCTGGTCATGTCGGGCTCCAGCTTCGACGCCGACCACAAGGAGGTCGACTGCGGGGACGCCGAGGCGGTCTACAAGATCGTCAGCGACAAGGGGAACTGCGACGACGCCGAGCTGAACTACACGATCTCGGTCGGCACCTCGAACTCCGGCAACGTCGCCGACCTGTGCCTGGCGCTCAACGCCAAGAAGGGCGACTGCTTCGACCTCGGTGGGATGTCCACCCCGGCGACCAAGGTGGCCTGCACCGAGGGAGCCGGCAACACCTCGATTGTCAAGGTCGTCTCGGTCGGCAAGGCCGGCGAGGAGTGCGCCAACGGCTCCCAGCCGCTGGAGGACAAGGCGCAGAAGACGCTCCTCTGCCTCGGCCCGGCTGCCTGAGCCTCGAGTTGACGCCGTCGCATCTGACGAACGGGCTGGAAATCGACGCTCTGCGTGACCCATTCGTCAGATGCGACGCGGCACCAATTCCTGGCGGGCTCTAGGCTGGGCGCGCGATCGATCCCCGGTTGGTCTGCCGGCAGGGCCCGCCTGACTTTGAATCAGGACAAGCGACGTAGGTTCGACTCCTACCCGGGGAGCTCACTCACCTCGGTCCAGCGCGACCTGGACCAGCCCGCCGATCATGGCGAGGTTCTTGAGCAGCTGCACCTGCTGCTGCTTGCGCACGGCCGGGTCGTCCACCGCCCAGAAGGCGTGCCCGGCCAGCGTGGTCGGCACCATCGAGCCGATCAGGCCGAGGGCGGCGGTGCGGGGGAGTACGCCGGCCGCGATCGCGGCGCCGCCAGCGGCCTGCGCGGCGCCGTTGGCGCGCACCAGGAGGGTGTCGTCCTCCGGCAGCGGTACGACGCCACGCAGGGTGGCGAGCAGCGGCCCGGCGGCGCTCACCCGGGCGCCGGGGGTGCGCAGGGCGTCGAGGCCGAGCAGGAGGTAGGTGGTGCCGGTCAGGAGGCGGGCGAGCCGTCGTGCGGTCGGGCGCATGCCCTCGACGGTACGCCCCGCCTCCGCGGACTCCCTCAGGCGGACTGCGGCAGGGACATCGCTCGCCCCTCCGGCGTGAGGTACGCGCCGTCGTCGAACAGGATCACGCCGTTGCACAGCCGGCACCAGCCCTGTTCGCTGTGGTCGGCGGTCACGTGGGCGGTGCAGCAGTCGGGGTCCCCGGCGGCCGGGCACTCGGGTGAGTGGTCACACATCGTCGTGCTCCCTTTCGATCGTTCAAACTCTTCCAGCTTCCGTGATACGCCTGATCGGCCGCGGATGCACGCACTTTCGCCGAACTGTGCAGATCCCGTTGCCGTCCCGTAGCCGGAGCGCGGCGCAGAAGGCGGCGGGAGGGGTGGGGAAAACCCCACCCCGGATCGGCAGGCCAGGCCCATCGAGCCGGAGGCTCCTGGTTCCTAGCGTCGGAGACACCAGATTCCGCACCCCAGGAGCAGCCATGTCCGACATCGCACTCGAGGTCCAGGGCCTCACCCGCACCTACGGCGCCGGCGACAACGCCGTCGCCGCGCTCGCCGGCGTCGACCTCGCCTTCCGGCGGGGCACCTTCACCGCCGTGATGGGGCCGTCCGGCTCCGGCAAGTCCACCTTCCTGGCCTGCGCCGCGGGCCTGGACCGCCCGACCGGCGGCCGGGTGCTGGTCGGCGGCACCGACGTCACCGACTGGGACGAGGAGCGGCGCACCCGGCTGCGCCGGGAGCGGATCGGGTTCGTCTTCCAGGGCTTCCACCTCCTGCCGTACCTCTCCGCCGCCCAGAACGTCGCCCTCCCGAGCCGGCTCGCGGGCAGGCGGGTGGACCGGGAGCGGGTCCGGTACCTGCTCGACCGGGTCGGCCTCGCCGAGCGCGCCCACCACCTGCCGGCCAGCCTGTCCGGCGGCCAGCAGCAGCGGGTCGCGATCGCCCGGGCGCTGCTCACCACACCGGACGTGCTGCTGGCCGACGAGCCCACCGGCGCCCTCGACTCGGTCACCGCACGCCAGGTCCTCGGCGTCCTGCGCGGCAGCGTCGTCGACCTCGGCCAGACCGTGGTGATGGTGACCCACGACCCGGTCGCCGCGTCGTACGCCGGCGAGGTGGTCTTCCTGGTCGACGGCCGGGTCGCGGGCCGGATGGCCCACCCCACCGCCGAGGCGGTCGCCGGTCAGCTGGCCCACCTCGACCAGCTGGTGTCGGCGTGAGCACCGCGACGAACGCCCTGGCCCTGCGCAGCCTGCGCCACCGCCCGCGCGCCGCGGTCGCGACCTTCCTCGCGGTCCTGCTCGGCACCCTGCTGATCGGCTCCTTCGCCACCCTCGCCGAGTCGGCGGGCGCCGCCTCCGGCAGCGATGCCGACACCCTGGTCATCCTCGGCGCCGTCGTCGGCGGCTGGGGCGCCGTGATCGTGCTGTTCTCGGTCGCCTCGACGGTCGGCATCACCACGACGCAGCGCGCCACGGAGATCGGGCTGCTGCGCACCATCGGCGCCACGCCCCGGCAGGCGCGGCGGCTGATCGCCCGGGAGACCGGCGCCGTCGCCGTCACCGCCGCCATGGCCGGTGCCCTCCTCGCGGCGCTCTCCGGCCGGGCGCTCTTCGGGCTGATCCGCTCGGGCGGACTGGTCTCCGAGCGCACCCGGTACGACGGCGGGCCGGCCGCGGTCGCCGGCGCCGCCCTCCTCGTCCTCGCCGTCTCGGCGCTGGCCGCCGCGGTCGCGGCGCGGCGGGCGACCCGTGGCCCCGCCGGCATCGTGGCCCGCGCGAGCGCGAGCGAGCAGGGCCGGATGCGCTGGTGGCGGGTCGCGATCGCGCTGCTGCTCGTCGGCTACGGCCTGGCGATGGCGGTCATCACCATCACCGTCACCGCCCACGACGCCGACCCGTACGCCGCGATGTCCACCAGCGGCTCCAGCTCGATCCTGGTCGGCGTCGGCCTGGCCGTGCTCGCGCCGGTCCTGCTGCGCTGGGGCGCCGCACCGGTGCGGCTGCTGGCGGGCTCGTCCGCGACGGCCCACCTGGCGTCCTACAACACCGCGCGGCGGGCGCACCTGCTCTCCGGGGTGCTCGCCCCGGTGGTGGTGCTCACCTCCGCCGCCGTCGGCACCCTGATGCTGGTCGACATCGACCGGCGCACCCTGCCCGGCGGCAACGCCGACAGCGACACGATCACCCTGCTCAACAACGTCGTGGTCGGGATGGTGTCGCTGTTCGCGGCGATCATGGTGGTCAACGCCTTCGTGGCGACCATCGCCCATCGGCGCGAGGAGCTGCACCGGCTCCGCCTCCTCGGCGCCACGCCGCGCCAGGTCCGCGGCTCGGTGGTCGCCGAGGCGGGCGTGGTCGCGGCCGTCGGCGTGGTCCTCGGCACCCTGGCCGCGCTCACCACGGTCGTCCCGTTCGCGGTGGCCCGGCACGAGGGCGTCGTCCCCGACGGTGGGCTGTGGCTGGCGCCGGTCGTGATCGCCGCGATCGTGGCGCTGACGCTCGGATCGGCGCGTGGTGCGGTGCGGTCCGCGGCCCGAGAGCTCGCGCGATGACAGACTTGGCCACGATGGACGTGCTGGCTCCGATCCGACCGCTGCCCGTGACGCCGGTCGACGAGGCCGGGCTGCGGGAGCGGCTGCGGCTGAGCCTGGTGGCCGCCGCGTACGCCGTCTCCTTCGTCCCCGGGCTGCTGCTCGCCATCCTCAGCCTGCTCTGCATCCCGCTCGGCCTCGCCGGCGTCGGCTTCCTGCTGGCGCTCGGCGTGGTGCCGGCGACCGCGGCGCTGACCGGCGTGCACCGCCGCTCCAGCGGCCGGCTGCTGGGGGAGGACATCGCGGCGTCGTACGCGCCGGGCCGGGGCGTGGCCCTGGTCCGGCCGGCGTACTGGCTGCGCGACCCGGCCCGGTGGCGCGACTTCGGCTTCCTCTGCTTCGCCGCGACCGGTGGCTTCGTGCTGTCCGCGCTGCCGGTGCTGCTGCTGACCACGCCGATCACCTGGCTGATCCTGGCCTTCACCGCCGGCGACTGGGCCTGGGTGCTGCTGTTCGTGTTCAGCGGGCCGCTGCTGCTGGCGTGGTGGGTGACCGTGGAGCCGCTGGTCCGGGCCCGGGCGCGCGCCGAGCGGGCCATCCTCGGCCACGACCGGGTCGCCGAGCTCGAGGAGCGGGTGGGGCAGGTCGAGGAGTCCCGAGCCGAGACGCTGGACCACTCCGCCGCCGAGGTGCGCCGGATCGAGCGCGACCTCCACGACGGCGCCCAGGCCCGGATCGCCTCGGTCGGGATGAGCGTCGGGCTCGCCGAGAAGTTGCTCCAGACCGACCCGGAGGCCGCGGCCGCCCTGTTGCGCGAGGCCCGCGAGACCACGATGGACGCGCTCGACGACCTGCGCTCCGTGGTCCGCGGCATCCACCCGCCCGTGCTCGCCGACCGCGGCCTGGCCGGTGCGGTCGAGGCGCTGGCGGTCGCCCTGCCCGTCCCCGTGGCGGTGGCGGTCGAGCTGCCTCGGCTGCCCGCGCCGGTCGAGTCCGCCGCCTACTTCGCCGTCGCCGAGTGCCTCGCCAACACGGTCAAGCACGCCGCGGCGAGCCGGGCCTGGGTGACCGGCACGTACGTCGACGGCCGGCTCCGCCTGGTCGCCGGCGACGACGGCCGCGGTGGCGCCGACGCCGCGGGGTCGGGGCTGGCCGGTGTCGCGCGCCGACTCGCCGCCTTCGACGGCACCCTGGCCGTCGACAGTCCCGACGGCGGACCGACCACGGTCCGGATGGAGGTGCCGTGCCTGCCGCTGTGACGCAGCCACCCCTGCGCGCCGTGCTCGCCGAGGACCAGGCCCTACTGCGCGTCGGCCTGACCCGGATCCTGGAGTCCGGTGGGATCCAGGTGGTCGAGGCGGTCGACAACGCGCCCTCGCTGGCCCGGGCGCTGAGCCGCGACGACATCGACATCGCGGTGGTCGACGTACGTCTCCCGCCGACGCACACCACCGAGGGCCTGGAGGCGGCCACGGCGGTGCGCACGACCCGGCGGGCGTTCCCGGTGCTGGTGCTCAGCCAGTGGGTGGAGCCGCTCTACGCACGCGACCTGCTGGCCGGTGGCGAGGGCGCGATCGGCTACCTGCTCAAGGACCGGGTCGCCGACGTCGACGGCTTCCTCGCGGCGGTCCACCAGGTCGCCTCCGGCGGCACCGTGCTCGACCCGGAGGTGGTCGCCGCGCTGGTCTCGGCGCGGTCCCGGCCCCTGGACCGGCTCACCGAGCGGGAGCGGGAGGTGCTCACCCTGATGGGCGAAGGGCGCTCCAACGCGGCGATCGCGGCGCGGATGGTGGTCACCGAGAAGGCCGTCGGCAAGCACATCAACAACATCTTCACCAAGCTCGACCTGCCCCAGGCCTCCGACGACAACCGGCGGGTACTGGCGGTGCTGGCCTGGCTGGACGGGCGGTAGGGCGCCTCCCCGCCGCACCGTGGCCGGTTCCGTCGAGAGTGCGGCCTAGGGTGTTCCCGTGACCGACCTGACCGTGATCGTCCTCGCCGCCGGCGGCGGCACCCGCATGAAGTCGAAGACGCCGAAGGTCCTCCACCGCATCGCGGGGCGCTCGATGATCGAGCATGTGCTGACGGCCGTCGGCGCCCTCGATCCGGTCCGGCTGATCACCGTGGTCGGTCACCAGCGCGAGCTGGTCGCGCCCCACGTCAGCCAGCTGCGTCCCGACGCGGTGCTCGCCGTGCAGGAGGAGCAGCTCGGCACGGGCCACGCCGTGCGGATCGCGCTCGAGGCGCTCGCCGGCGCGCCGACCGACGGCGTCGTGCTGGTCGCCAACGGCGACACGCCGCTGCTCGAGGCGGCGACGCTGCGGGAGTTCGCGGCGGCCCACCGAGCGGCCCGGGCCGCGGTCAGCATCCTCAGCGGCATCGTCGAGAAGCCGGCCGGCTACGGCCGGATCGTCCGCGACGACGCCGGGGTGGTCCAGGCGATCGTCGAGGAGAAGGACGCCACCGACGACCAGCGCGCCATCACCGAGATCAACTCCGGCATCCTCGCCTTCGACGCCGCCTTCCTCGCCGACGCCATCGCCCGGATCGGCAACGACAACGCCAAGGGCGAGTACTACCTCACCGACGCGATCGGGCTGGCCCGCGACGCCGACCTGGTCGTCACCGCGCACCCCATCGACGACGCCCTGCAGACCGAGGGCGCCAACGACCGCGCCCAGCTCGCCGACCTCGGCCGCGAGCTCAACCGGCGCATCGTCACCCGCTGGATGCGCGACGGCGTCACCGTCATGGACCCGGCGACCACCTGGATCGACGCCGACGTCGTGCTGGCGCCCGACGTGACGATCCTGCCCGGGGTCCAGCTGCTCGGCGCGACCGTGGTCGCCGAGGACGCGGTGATCGGACCCGACACCACGCTCGAGGACTGCGAGATCGGGGCGGGGGCGCGCGTCGTACGGACCCACGGACAGCTCGCCGTCATCGGCGCCGGCGCGTCGGTGGGGCCGTTCGCCTACCTGCGGCCCGGCACCCTGCTCGGCGCCGACGGCAAGATCGGCGCCTTCGTCGAGACCAAGAACGCCCGGATCGGCGACGGGGCGAAGGTGCCCCACCTGTCGTACGTCGGCGACGCCGAGATCGGGGAGGGCACCAACATCGGCGCCGGCACGATCTTCGCCAACTACGACGGCGTCGCCAAGCACCGCACCGTCGTCGGCAGGCACGCCAAGACCGGCTCCAACAACACCTTCGTCGCGCCGGTCACCATCGGCGACGGCGCCTCCACCGGCGGCGGCACCGTCGTCCGACGGGACGTGCCGGCGGGCGCCCTCGCGGTCAGCACCTCCCCCCAGCGCAATCTCGAGGGCTGGGTGCTGTCGCGCCGCGCCGGCACGGCCCAGGGCGACGCCGCGGCGGCCGCTGTGGCGGCGGCCACGGGTGAACAGTCCGAAAACGGACCCGGACTTGGGGACGACCCCGCCGAGCGGGCAGAATCGTAGTCACCACCTTCGGCGACCAGGGGGAGTCACGCGCGTGAGCGGTCTGAAGCGGACGACCGAGAAGAACCTGATGGTCTTCTCCGGACGGGCACACCCCGAGCTGGCCGACGAGGTCGCTCAGATCCTCGACCAGGACCTGGTCCCCACCTCGGCCTACGAGTTCGCCAACGGGGAGATCTACGTCCGCTACGAGGAGTCGGTGCGCGGCTGCGACGCCTTCGTGATCCAGAGCCACACCACTCCGATCAACGAGTGGATCATGGAGCACCTGATCATGGTCGACGCGCTCAAGCGCGCCTCCGCCAAACGGATCACCGTGGTCATGCCGTTCTGGGGCTACAGCCGCCAGGACAAGAAGCACCGCGGTCGCGAGCCGATCTCCGCCCGGCTGATGGCCGACCTGTTCAAGACCGCCGGCGCCGACCGGATCATCACCGTCGACCTGCACGCCGACCAGCTCCAGGGCTTCTTCGACGGCCCCGTCGACCACCTGATGGCACTCCCGGTCCTCACCGACTACATCAAGGAGAAGTACGGCGACCAGCCGCTCGCCGTCGTCTCCCCGGACGCCGGCCGGATCAAGGTCGCCGAGCGCTGGTCGGCCCGCCTCGACGGCGCGCCGCTCGCCTTCATCCACAAGACCCGGCGCACCGACGTCGCCAACGAGGTCGTCGCCAACCGCGTCGTCGGCGACGTCAAGGGCCGCATGTGCGTGCTCACCGACGACATGATCGACACCGGCGGCACCATCGTGAAGGCCGCCGAGGCGCTGATGGCCGAGGGCGCCGCCGGCGTCATCATCGCCGCCACCCACGCGATCCTGTCCGACCCCGCCGTCGACCGGCTGAAGAACTGCTCGGCCACCGAGGTCGTCATCACCAACACGCTGCCCGTCGCCCCGGAGAAGCAGTTCGACAAGCTCACCACGCTGTCGATCGCACCGCTCGTGGCCCGGGCGATCCGCGAGGTGTTCGAGGACGGCTCGGTGACGTCGATGTTCGACGGCCACGCGTGAGTTTGTCTGGCTCGCTTCGCTCGCATGTCGCGCGCGCTTTTGCGCGTTGCCTTCCTCCGCTCCGCTCGCTCCCTCGTTCCTCGGTCGCTCGCTGCGCTCCGTCCAGGCAACGCGGCGCGCGCGACGGGGCTCGGCCGAATGTCATGCGCCTGCGAATGTCATTCAGCTGAATGTCGTCGGGCGCCCCGCGTGATCTGGACTGAGCGGAGCGAGCGACCGAGCGCTAGCGAGGAAGCGAGCGCAGCGAGGGAAGATCACGCGTCAAAAGGGCGCCCGACATGCGAGCGCAGCGAGCCAAAACCAACACCGTGAGTCCCTGACGCGGCGCACCAACCCCGCGCCAGTCCGACCCTCACGCCTCGTCGAGCCCCCGCACGAACGCGCCGAACCCGGGCAGCGTGAACCGCACCAGCCCGTGGCCGACGGGCTCGATCACGCCCTTCTCGATGAGCCGTTCCCGGGGCACGCTGATGGAGCGGGAGTCGACGCCCATGCCGGCGGCGATGGCCGCGCGCGTGACGTTGCCGTCGCCGGCGGCCGCCATCGCGGCGAGGAAGCGCTGTTCGAGCCGAGAGGCCGCGCCCCAGCGTGCGCGGTGCATGGCATCGAGCTGGTCGCGGGCGACGGGCAGTCCGCGCTTCACGTGGGTCAGGGTGAGGCGGGATCCGGCGGCGGGCGCGGCGGCGTCCCAGGTGGTGCTGCCGAGCAGCTGCAGGAGGTAGGGGTAGCCGCGGGACTCCGAGACGATCGCCGTCAGGGCGCTGTCCGACCAGGCGACGTCCTCGGCCGCGGCCGGGTCGACCACGGCGGCCCGGGCGTCGACGTCGGAGAGGCGGTCGAGCGAGACGAAGCTGCTGCGCTCGCCGAAGGTCGCGGCCCTGGTGAGCGCCTCCGGGGTGACGGGCAGGCCGGCCGCGACGGTGGCGAGCGGGTTGTCCGCGCGCTCGCCGTCGAGGTTCTGCAGCGTGTTGAGCAGGACCGCCATCTCGGCGGCGGAGGCGGTGTGGAGCTCGTCGATGAGCAGGAGGAGTCCGGCGCCCCGGCGGGTGCGCACCGAGGTCGCCGCCTCGTGGAGCAGGGACTCGAGCCCGGCGATCGCGGCGTGCGGCGGAGCGGCCGACTCCCTGCGGGACAGCTGGGCCTGCACCTTGGCCCCGGGTACGCCGACCTCGAGGGTCAGGCGGTCCAGCTGTCCGCGCCAGCGTCCGCCGGCCGCGCCGGTGGGGACTGCGTCGGCCCGCTCGAGCGAGCGGGCGACACTCTCGGCGATGGCCGACAGGAGGGGCTGGTCGCGGGAGCTGGCCACCCACGCGGTGACGAACCCGGACTCGTTCGCCCGCTGCTGCGCCGCACGGAGCAGCGAGGTCTTGCCGATCCCGCGGGGCGCGTGGAAGACCAGTAGCGGGCCGCCGAGCTCGCCGTACGTCGCCACCCGGGCGAGCAGGCCCTCGATGCGGCGCATCTCCTCGACCCGTCCGGCGAGGATGCGGGGAACCTGACCGGGTGTGTAGGGATTGCTCGGCATGGCGCGCCTCCAGCTTGATACCTCTTTATACTTCGCTGAAGTATAAGAAAGTATCGGAAGACGGGCGACTGCCGTCAGCGGCCGGCCGCGACCAGTGCCAGCCCCTCGCCGTCCACCAGGGCCGGGTCGGGCATGCGTCCGGAGGCGAGCATGAGCAGCTCCTGGACCGGTCCGGTGATGGTGGGGCCGGTGCCGCGGTCCCACGCGACGTCCGTGGCGACCAGGCGGACGCTGCGGACCAGCCGCCCGGTCCCCATGAGGAACGCGAGGCGCCGGACCCGGTCCGCGGCGACGGCCGCCGCCTCCGGGGCCATGGCACGCCGCCGCCCGAGCGGCCGGACGATGTCCTGATGGTGCAGGAGGGCGTCGATCAGCGGCTCGACCGAGGTCGTCGTCGGCACGTGGTGGGTGCTGGTCGCGAAGCGCTCGAAGTCGCCGAGGATGCTCTCCCTCGTCTCGCGCGCGCCGAGCCGCTTGACCTCCCGGAAGATCATCGTGTTGTAGCCGCGGCCCAGGTTGCGCGCCATCATCCCCGGCATCGCACCCCAGCCGATCTGCGGCGTGGAGATCACGTGGGCGGCGACGTCGTGGACCGTCCAGCCGGGACAGAGCGTGTCGTGCGCCCAGTCGGCCGGGTCGAGCTCGGCCAGCGTGGCCGCGAGCGCGGCGCGCTCGGTGTGGATGTGCGCCCAGATCGCGGCCTTGTCCATGTCGACTCCCGGATGGTCAGTCTCCCTGACTGATATAGTCAGTCTGTCTGACCAGTTCGTCAAGGGGGAGCGCGATGGCGCATCCGGCGCTGTTGATGTTCATCGGGGCGCGGTATGTCGAGCAGCGGGTCTCCGACGCCGTCGCCGCCGCGGGCTTCAGCGACCTCACGCCCGCCATGGCCCGGGTCGCCGCCCGGCTGAGCGAGGACGGCATCCGGGTGACCGAGCTGGCGGAGCAGTCGCGGATCACCAAGCAGAGCGCGAGCGTTCTCGTCGACCAGCTCGAGCGGGCGGCGTACGTCGACCGGGTGCCCGACCCCGCCGACGCCCGAGCCCGGCTCGTGGTGATCGCGCCGCGCGGCCGCGAGGTGCAGCGGGTCGCGCGGCGCGAGGAGCGGGCGATCGAGCGGGAGTGGACACGCCACCTCGGCCCCGAGCGGATGGCGGTCCTCAAGGAGGCGCTCGCCGACCTGCGCGAGATCACCGATCCCTACCAGTGACGATTTCGCCCGGACGCACCCGCGCGAGTAGTCTTCTCCGGTTGCCTCGGCGAGGGAGCACCCGCTTCTGTGACTCCGTGATCGACTGGGCCGGTCTGTCTCCATGACGCCGCGCGCCCTGCCGGTCACCGGGTGAGGGAAGCGCGGCGTTTCTCGTCTCCGAGCAGCCGCCACCACCACGCGACGATCAGGAGATCCCCATGAGCACCGAGAAGATCCAGGCCGAGGTCCGCACCGAGTTCGGCAAGGGCGCCGCCCGCCGCATCCGCCGCGAGCACAAGATCCCCGCCGTCGTCTACGGCCACGGCAACGAGCCGGTCCACCTGACCCTGCCGGGCCACGACACCATGATGGCGATCAAGCACGGTGGCGCCAACGCCGTCCTCGAGCTCGAGTTCGACGGCCAGTCGCAGCTCGCCCTCACCAAGCAGGTCCAGGTCGACCCGGTGCGCCGCGTCCTCGAGCACGTCGACTTCGTCGCGGTCAAGCGTGGCGAGAAGGTCACCGTCGACGTCCCCGTGCACGTCGTGGGCGACGCCGCCCCCGAGACCCTGGTCGTCACCGAGAACGCCACCATCCAGGTCGAGGCCGAGGCCACCCACATCCCCGAGCAGTTCGAGGTCAGCATCGAGGGCGCCGAGGCCGGCACCCAGATCCTCGCCGGCCAGGTCGAGCTGCCCAGCGGCGTCACCCTGCTGACCGAGGCCGACACCCTGGTCGTCAACGTGACCGCCGCGCAGACCGCCGAGCAGGCCGAGGCCGAGCTGGAGGAGGCCGAGGCCGAGGCCGGCATCGAGAAGGACGAGCCCGAGGCCGA contains:
- a CDS encoding metallophosphoesterase; amino-acid sequence: MISPRRLLKVLAYVGTWLVLSAAIALAIFLHSERTVEIASHEASLSPNLSGEVVARMGPVLPDLRMPSGVPIGVEVELGKTDADTLEELTSRYAAIASQPEGQIEVARRTVEAMAYAALVQGAVLGAVPLLVWGLVGRARRQELYAGLLTRRGFAVTGLALALTVAGVVPYGWGRSDPPAQHWTPLADFLGPEVPLPDELDSVEVMADATTAQSRRLIESGISSYDESLRFYSEAADDAAMLELREPEEGETVVVLVSDRHDNVGMDKVARAIADAGGATAVFDAGDDTSTGSRWEAFSLDSLAASFKDFEGRWAVAGNHDNGGFVRSHLEDLGWTYFDDEVIDGPGGSRILGVDDPRSSGLGDWRDQTGLSFAEVADLLADAACAADEDGDRVNTLLVHDANIAKPALARGCVDLVLGGHIHVQTGPTEVTAEDGRIGYTYTLGTTGGAAYAIAIGSKLRRPASIALVTYRDGRPAGIQSVTLQPNGRYDVDPWAALTY
- a CDS encoding LppU/SCO3897 family protein gives rise to the protein MGKSLLLKLGGVGVAIIVAAVIGGIKYFGTEKIEQAKAPDVGECLVMSGSSFDADHKEVDCGDAEAVYKIVSDKGNCDDAELNYTISVGTSNSGNVADLCLALNAKKGDCFDLGGMSTPATKVACTEGAGNTSIVKVVSVGKAGEECANGSQPLEDKAQKTLLCLGPAA
- a CDS encoding DoxX family membrane protein — its product is MRPTARRLARLLTGTTYLLLGLDALRTPGARVSAAGPLLATLRGVVPLPEDDTLLVRANGAAQAAGGAAIAAGVLPRTAALGLIGSMVPTTLAGHAFWAVDDPAVRKQQQVQLLKNLAMIGGLVQVALDRGE
- a CDS encoding DUF5999 family protein, translated to MCDHSPECPAAGDPDCCTAHVTADHSEQGWCRLCNGVILFDDGAYLTPEGRAMSLPQSA
- a CDS encoding ABC transporter ATP-binding protein; translation: MSDIALEVQGLTRTYGAGDNAVAALAGVDLAFRRGTFTAVMGPSGSGKSTFLACAAGLDRPTGGRVLVGGTDVTDWDEERRTRLRRERIGFVFQGFHLLPYLSAAQNVALPSRLAGRRVDRERVRYLLDRVGLAERAHHLPASLSGGQQQRVAIARALLTTPDVLLADEPTGALDSVTARQVLGVLRGSVVDLGQTVVMVTHDPVAASYAGEVVFLVDGRVAGRMAHPTAEAVAGQLAHLDQLVSA
- a CDS encoding FtsX-like permease family protein; protein product: MSTATNALALRSLRHRPRAAVATFLAVLLGTLLIGSFATLAESAGAASGSDADTLVILGAVVGGWGAVIVLFSVASTVGITTTQRATEIGLLRTIGATPRQARRLIARETGAVAVTAAMAGALLAALSGRALFGLIRSGGLVSERTRYDGGPAAVAGAALLVLAVSALAAAVAARRATRGPAGIVARASASEQGRMRWWRVAIALLLVGYGLAMAVITITVTAHDADPYAAMSTSGSSSILVGVGLAVLAPVLLRWGAAPVRLLAGSSATAHLASYNTARRAHLLSGVLAPVVVLTSAAVGTLMLVDIDRRTLPGGNADSDTITLLNNVVVGMVSLFAAIMVVNAFVATIAHRREELHRLRLLGATPRQVRGSVVAEAGVVAAVGVVLGTLAALTTVVPFAVARHEGVVPDGGLWLAPVVIAAIVALTLGSARGAVRSAARELAR
- a CDS encoding sensor histidine kinase, yielding MDVLAPIRPLPVTPVDEAGLRERLRLSLVAAAYAVSFVPGLLLAILSLLCIPLGLAGVGFLLALGVVPATAALTGVHRRSSGRLLGEDIAASYAPGRGVALVRPAYWLRDPARWRDFGFLCFAATGGFVLSALPVLLLTTPITWLILAFTAGDWAWVLLFVFSGPLLLAWWVTVEPLVRARARAERAILGHDRVAELEERVGQVEESRAETLDHSAAEVRRIERDLHDGAQARIASVGMSVGLAEKLLQTDPEAAAALLREARETTMDALDDLRSVVRGIHPPVLADRGLAGAVEALAVALPVPVAVAVELPRLPAPVESAAYFAVAECLANTVKHAAASRAWVTGTYVDGRLRLVAGDDGRGGADAAGSGLAGVARRLAAFDGTLAVDSPDGGPTTVRMEVPCLPL
- a CDS encoding response regulator yields the protein MTQPPLRAVLAEDQALLRVGLTRILESGGIQVVEAVDNAPSLARALSRDDIDIAVVDVRLPPTHTTEGLEAATAVRTTRRAFPVLVLSQWVEPLYARDLLAGGEGAIGYLLKDRVADVDGFLAAVHQVASGGTVLDPEVVAALVSARSRPLDRLTEREREVLTLMGEGRSNAAIAARMVVTEKAVGKHINNIFTKLDLPQASDDNRRVLAVLAWLDGR
- the glmU gene encoding bifunctional UDP-N-acetylglucosamine diphosphorylase/glucosamine-1-phosphate N-acetyltransferase GlmU, with amino-acid sequence MTDLTVIVLAAGGGTRMKSKTPKVLHRIAGRSMIEHVLTAVGALDPVRLITVVGHQRELVAPHVSQLRPDAVLAVQEEQLGTGHAVRIALEALAGAPTDGVVLVANGDTPLLEAATLREFAAAHRAARAAVSILSGIVEKPAGYGRIVRDDAGVVQAIVEEKDATDDQRAITEINSGILAFDAAFLADAIARIGNDNAKGEYYLTDAIGLARDADLVVTAHPIDDALQTEGANDRAQLADLGRELNRRIVTRWMRDGVTVMDPATTWIDADVVLAPDVTILPGVQLLGATVVAEDAVIGPDTTLEDCEIGAGARVVRTHGQLAVIGAGASVGPFAYLRPGTLLGADGKIGAFVETKNARIGDGAKVPHLSYVGDAEIGEGTNIGAGTIFANYDGVAKHRTVVGRHAKTGSNNTFVAPVTIGDGASTGGGTVVRRDVPAGALAVSTSPQRNLEGWVLSRRAGTAQGDAAAAAVAAATGEQSENGPGLGDDPAERAES